One bacterium genomic region harbors:
- a CDS encoding aspartate ammonia-lyase — translation MLSVKKIFLSVIVGLIFLPAILFAQDGGFRTEHDLLGDKQIPNDAYYGVQTMRALENFQISGQTTKDYPELVNAFVIVKLAAARANYESGALPKYVLDAVEKACKEVLAGKYHDQFLVDLYQGGAGTSANMNVNEVLANIALELSGKQKGDYAYIEPHDHLNMSQSTNDSYPTSLHVAIILMNQKLLPELEALVATFEKKRKEFENILKMGRTELQDAVPMTLGQEFYAFANQLKASIDELKQAEENLYVINMGGTAIGTKLTAQKGFVENCAKHLGEILKKKIVPADDLIAATSDLTGFANYSNALNTLSIRLSKIASDLILLASGPRTGLFEINLPPLQPGSSIMPGKVNPVMPELMNLVTFKVMGNNVAVTIASKTGQLQLNAYEPLAISCILESQKLLTNTMKAFRTSCIDGITANEEVMTKYINQSVGIVTALNPVLGYEKTTELAKEALETSKGILELIREKKLLTEDQIKELLDPKKMTGQ, via the coding sequence ATGTTATCAGTGAAAAAAATATTTTTATCAGTCATTGTTGGATTGATATTTTTGCCAGCAATCCTGTTTGCACAGGATGGCGGATTCAGAACAGAGCACGATTTGCTTGGTGATAAGCAAATTCCAAACGATGCATATTATGGTGTGCAGACTATGCGTGCCTTAGAGAATTTTCAGATCAGTGGGCAGACCACAAAAGATTATCCTGAATTAGTAAATGCTTTTGTGATAGTAAAACTTGCTGCTGCAAGAGCCAACTATGAATCAGGTGCTTTACCAAAATATGTTCTTGATGCAGTTGAAAAAGCCTGCAAAGAAGTTCTCGCAGGAAAATATCACGATCAGTTTTTAGTTGATTTGTATCAAGGCGGTGCCGGAACTTCAGCAAATATGAATGTGAATGAAGTTCTTGCGAACATCGCTCTTGAATTGAGCGGTAAGCAAAAAGGAGATTATGCCTACATTGAACCTCACGATCATTTGAATATGTCCCAATCAACAAACGATTCTTATCCTACATCTCTTCACGTTGCAATTATTCTTATGAATCAAAAACTTCTTCCTGAACTCGAAGCTCTGGTTGCTACATTCGAAAAGAAAAGAAAAGAGTTTGAAAATATTTTGAAGATGGGAAGAACTGAACTTCAGGATGCTGTCCCGATGACACTTGGACAGGAATTCTATGCTTTTGCAAATCAGCTTAAAGCTTCAATTGATGAGCTTAAACAAGCCGAAGAAAATTTATATGTAATAAATATGGGCGGAACTGCCATCGGAACTAAGCTCACAGCACAAAAAGGATTTGTAGAAAACTGTGCAAAACATCTTGGCGAAATCTTGAAAAAGAAAATTGTTCCAGCAGATGATTTAATTGCGGCTACCTCAGATCTCACGGGTTTTGCTAATTACTCAAACGCATTAAACACACTCTCAATAAGACTCTCAAAGATAGCAAGCGATTTAATTCTTTTAGCATCTGGTCCGCGAACCGGTTTGTTCGAAATAAATCTTCCTCCACTTCAACCTGGCTCTTCAATTATGCCGGGGAAAGTTAATCCTGTAATGCCAGAGTTAATGAATCTTGTTACATTCAAAGTGATGGGGAATAACGTTGCTGTAACAATTGCTTCAAAGACCGGTCAGCTTCAGCTTAATGCTTATGAACCGCTGGCAATTTCATGCATACTGGAATCACAAAAACTTCTTACAAACACAATGAAAGCATTCCGTACGAGTTGCATTGATGGAATTACAGCAAACGAAGAAGTGATGACAAAATACATTAATCAGAGTGTTGGAATCGTAACAGCACTTAACCCGGTTCTTGGTTATGAAAAGACAACCGAGCTGGCAAAAGAAGCTCTCGAAACAAGCAAAGGGATTCTGGAACTGATTCGTGAGAAAAAACTTTTAACGGAAGATCAGATAAAAGAATTACTCGACCCGAAAAAAATGACAGGGCAGTAG
- a CDS encoding AI-2E family transporter, with protein sequence MAAIDQKFTDEAYYTKAIAVSLRIGFVALLVILSYWILKPFLFVIMWGIIIAVGIYPLFKKFAALLGNRTKLAATIITLFALAILIVPSYFLMESAIGGIKNLAAELEEGTFKIPPPDDNIADWPVIGKPVYDAWKLASVNIEGAIKAFEPQIKEFASNIFAGILGLGSTVLLTLVSIIIAGALLAKADSAEIVARKAFRVLIGKKGEGFTELAGATIRSVVQGVLGVAFIQAVASGIVMLIFNIPLAGLWALIVLFLAIIQLPPLLILLPIAIYGFSFLDTTSAIIFLVLSVIISFSDALLKPIFLGRGVDVPTLVILLGAIGGMMLAGVIGLFVGAVVLAIAYKVYQALLKDISLPEDDTVKQN encoded by the coding sequence ATGGCAGCAATAGATCAAAAATTTACTGATGAAGCGTACTATACAAAAGCCATAGCCGTCTCTTTAAGAATTGGTTTTGTCGCGTTATTGGTTATTCTGTCCTACTGGATACTTAAACCATTCTTATTTGTAATTATGTGGGGTATCATAATAGCGGTTGGTATTTATCCATTATTTAAAAAGTTTGCTGCATTACTTGGTAACAGAACAAAACTTGCTGCTACTATAATAACTTTGTTTGCATTAGCAATTTTAATTGTGCCATCATATTTTTTAATGGAATCTGCAATTGGGGGTATAAAAAATCTTGCTGCAGAACTGGAAGAGGGAACATTTAAAATTCCACCTCCCGATGACAATATTGCAGATTGGCCGGTGATAGGAAAACCGGTTTATGATGCATGGAAACTTGCTTCAGTCAATATTGAGGGAGCTATCAAAGCATTTGAGCCCCAGATAAAAGAATTTGCATCAAATATTTTTGCCGGTATTCTGGGATTGGGTTCTACTGTACTGCTCACACTTGTATCTATTATAATTGCTGGTGCATTATTAGCAAAAGCAGACTCTGCAGAAATTGTTGCACGGAAAGCATTCAGAGTCTTAATTGGTAAAAAAGGTGAGGGATTTACAGAACTTGCTGGTGCTACAATAAGAAGTGTTGTCCAGGGAGTGTTAGGTGTAGCATTTATTCAAGCTGTAGCATCCGGGATTGTGATGCTGATATTCAACATCCCATTAGCTGGTCTCTGGGCGTTGATTGTACTATTCCTTGCAATAATTCAGCTGCCGCCATTATTAATATTACTTCCTATTGCCATTTATGGCTTTAGTTTCCTGGATACAACTTCCGCGATAATTTTTCTTGTACTAAGTGTAATTATTAGTTTTTCTGATGCATTGCTAAAACCAATTTTCTTAGGCAGAGGTGTTGACGTACCTACTTTAGTAATATTACTTGGCGCAATAGGCGGGATGATGCTTGCCGGTGTCATCGGATTATTTGTCGGTGCTGTTGTTCTCGCAATCGCATATAAAGTTTACCAGGCTTTACTTAAGGACATTTCGCTTCCGGAGGATGATACTGTAAAGCAGAATTAA
- a CDS encoding efflux RND transporter periplasmic adaptor subunit, translating into MKPLEVKVTKVVAKDVPITREWVGQTLGAVDIEIRARVDGWLQGIYFAEGSEVREGTLLYKIDATEYEQAVAEAQGNVASIKTLLAQAEDDVKRYTPLAEVGAVSKRDLEIAISTYEARKGELDAAMAALNIAQVNLGYATITAPITGLIGISAARVGDFVGRPPNPVILNTISRIDSIHVRFSISEQEYLYLAKKLGEIEKDPARKRRELEMVLADGSVYDQKGYVVFAQRQIDATTGTLQFEASFPNKSKILRPGQFAKIRTVVEERKGALVIPTRAMVELQGQFTVFVVDENNKVQLRVVNTSTTFGQYTVIESGLKEGDRVIVEGMMKVKPDMVVAPVDFIMNENADKNPGGNK; encoded by the coding sequence ATGAAACCTCTTGAAGTCAAAGTAACAAAAGTAGTCGCAAAAGACGTTCCAATTACCCGTGAATGGGTTGGCCAGACTCTCGGTGCTGTTGACATTGAAATACGTGCGAGAGTAGATGGATGGCTGCAGGGAATTTACTTTGCAGAGGGAAGTGAAGTCAGAGAAGGAACCTTACTTTATAAAATAGATGCGACTGAATATGAGCAGGCAGTAGCTGAGGCTCAGGGTAATGTTGCTTCAATAAAAACACTGTTAGCGCAGGCTGAGGATGATGTAAAACGATATACTCCTCTCGCAGAAGTTGGTGCAGTAAGTAAGCGTGACCTCGAAATTGCAATTTCAACTTACGAAGCTAGAAAAGGCGAATTGGATGCAGCAATGGCAGCATTGAATATTGCCCAAGTCAATCTCGGTTATGCAACAATTACGGCTCCCATTACCGGATTGATTGGTATCTCTGCTGCAAGAGTTGGGGATTTTGTAGGTCGTCCACCTAATCCTGTAATTTTAAATACTATTTCGAGAATTGATTCTATCCATGTCCGCTTTTCAATTTCGGAACAGGAGTATCTCTATCTCGCTAAAAAATTAGGCGAGATAGAAAAAGATCCGGCAAGAAAAAGAAGAGAGCTTGAAATGGTATTAGCTGATGGCTCAGTTTACGATCAGAAAGGCTACGTTGTTTTTGCTCAGAGACAAATTGATGCTACAACAGGAACTTTACAATTTGAAGCATCCTTCCCTAATAAATCAAAAATTCTCAGACCCGGACAGTTTGCAAAAATTCGAACTGTTGTTGAAGAACGAAAAGGTGCTTTAGTAATTCCTACGCGTGCAATGGTAGAACTTCAGGGACAGTTTACAGTTTTCGTTGTTGATGAAAACAATAAAGTTCAGCTTAGAGTAGTGAATACATCTACCACCTTCGGTCAGTATACAGTAATTGAATCAGGTTTGAAGGAAGGGGACAGAGTTATTGTTGAAGGAATGATGAAAGTAAAACCTGATATGGTTGTTGCTCCTGTCGATTTTATAATGAATGAAAATGCTGATAAGAATCCAGGGGGAAATAAATAA
- a CDS encoding multidrug efflux RND transporter permease subunit — protein sequence MANFFINRPIVAMVISIVMVLVGIIVMRGLPISQFPDIVPPMINVTTTYIGASSVDVEQSVATPLEQQINGVENMIYMKSINANDGTLTLQVSFDVGSDLDMSNVLTQNRVNQATAFLPGSVKNYGVTVKKSLVFPLLLVTLKSPEGQFDNNFLSNYASININDYLSRTRGVGDVKLFGGSDYAMRIWVKPDVLGKLGLTVPEIVKAVQDQNVISPAGQIGGPPAPEGTDFTYTVRTQGRLLNEEEFGNIIIRTNPDGSQLRMKDIARIELGTLLYNMIGRNNGKPAAVVAVYQLPGSNAIEVAEQIKETMNELSKNFPPGMVHEISLDTTLPIEEGITEIVHTLFEAVLLVILVVFIFLQNWRATLIPLLTVPVSLISTFIVFPMLGFSINTLSLLGMVLAIGIVVDDAIVVVEAVMHHIEHGMTPKEATVQAMKEVSGPVVAIALILAAVFVPVAFMGGITGMLYQQFAITIAISVLFSAFNALTLSPALAAKLLKPKGGKKSPLEKFYVWFNKKFDKFTGSYLSLTSILVRKISRSVIFIGIVLVLTLLLFKAVPGGFVPEEDNGYFLINVQLPDASSLQRTDLVCKKVERILAETPGIDNYTTISGYSIITQVVSPNVGGFFISMKPWGERTETSQRSFETIRALNKRFAEEIPEAFIYVFGPPAIQGLGTGAGFTFLLQDKSGNTPVDLSMEVQRFITEAKKRPEIGNIATFYRATVPQVMASVDRDKVLKQGVTIADVNTTLGSLLGANYINDFNRFGRVYKVYLSAEGEYRDETWDLSQYFVRNNQGSMVPLNTLVKMESTRGPEYTNRFNLFRAAELTGVPAPGYTSTDAINALKEVADQVLPQGWGYDWANMSYQEVKAAGTGATVFIFALLFVFLILSAQYESWSLPLSVLLGVPFAVFGAMTGLWIARFFSDSYVNNVFAQIGFVTLIGLAAKNAILIVEFAKMKKEQGMEVAAAALDAAKLRLRPILMTSFAFILGVLPLVRASGAGAEARKVMGLAVFAGLLIATSLAIYIIPSLFVMVEKYFVKEKKTKEPSPVIAQNPGSEEKGGH from the coding sequence ATGGCAAATTTTTTCATTAACCGACCGATTGTTGCGATGGTTATCTCCATCGTGATGGTTCTCGTTGGAATAATAGTAATGCGGGGACTTCCAATATCTCAGTTCCCCGATATTGTTCCTCCGATGATAAACGTTACGACAACATACATTGGTGCTTCATCTGTAGACGTTGAACAATCAGTTGCAACTCCGCTTGAGCAGCAGATCAACGGTGTTGAAAACATGATTTATATGAAGTCCATCAATGCAAATGATGGAACTCTCACTTTGCAGGTTTCGTTTGATGTTGGTTCTGATCTGGATATGTCAAATGTTCTTACACAGAATCGTGTTAACCAGGCAACCGCATTTCTCCCAGGTTCAGTAAAAAATTATGGTGTCACAGTAAAAAAATCTCTTGTTTTTCCTTTACTTCTTGTTACATTAAAATCGCCGGAAGGGCAATTCGATAATAACTTCCTCAGCAACTATGCATCAATAAATATCAATGACTACCTTAGCAGAACTAGAGGTGTTGGTGATGTAAAACTTTTCGGAGGTAGTGATTATGCAATGCGTATCTGGGTTAAGCCTGATGTTCTTGGTAAACTCGGTCTAACAGTTCCTGAAATTGTAAAAGCTGTTCAGGATCAGAACGTTATTAGTCCTGCCGGACAAATTGGTGGTCCGCCTGCACCAGAAGGCACTGATTTTACATATACAGTAAGAACTCAGGGAAGATTATTGAATGAAGAGGAGTTTGGAAATATTATAATCCGAACTAATCCCGATGGTTCACAGCTACGTATGAAAGATATTGCCAGGATCGAACTTGGTACTCTGCTTTATAATATGATTGGAAGAAACAACGGTAAACCTGCTGCCGTAGTTGCAGTATATCAGCTTCCCGGATCAAATGCTATTGAGGTAGCAGAGCAAATAAAAGAGACGATGAATGAACTTTCGAAAAATTTTCCTCCGGGAATGGTTCACGAAATTTCTCTCGACACTACTCTTCCAATAGAAGAAGGAATTACTGAGATAGTTCATACTTTATTTGAGGCAGTTCTGCTAGTTATACTTGTTGTGTTTATCTTTTTGCAGAACTGGCGTGCAACGTTAATTCCGCTGCTTACAGTACCTGTTTCATTGATTTCAACATTCATTGTTTTCCCGATGCTTGGCTTTTCGATAAACACTCTTTCACTATTGGGAATGGTGCTTGCAATCGGAATTGTGGTTGATGATGCGATAGTTGTTGTAGAAGCCGTTATGCATCATATCGAACATGGGATGACACCTAAAGAAGCAACAGTTCAGGCAATGAAAGAAGTATCAGGACCCGTAGTTGCAATCGCTCTTATCTTAGCTGCTGTATTCGTACCGGTAGCTTTTATGGGTGGAATTACAGGAATGTTGTATCAGCAGTTTGCTATTACAATTGCTATCTCAGTTTTGTTCTCAGCTTTCAATGCACTCACATTAAGTCCGGCATTAGCAGCAAAGCTGTTAAAACCAAAAGGAGGAAAAAAATCTCCACTGGAAAAATTTTATGTATGGTTCAATAAAAAGTTTGATAAGTTCACTGGAAGCTATCTTTCACTAACAAGCATTCTGGTTAGAAAAATTTCCAGGAGTGTGATATTCATAGGAATAGTCTTAGTGTTGACTCTTCTTTTGTTTAAAGCTGTTCCAGGTGGATTCGTTCCTGAAGAAGATAATGGCTATTTCCTGATAAACGTACAGCTTCCAGATGCAAGTTCGCTTCAACGTACTGATTTAGTTTGTAAAAAAGTTGAACGGATTCTTGCTGAAACACCAGGTATCGATAACTATACAACCATTTCAGGATACAGTATCATTACTCAGGTAGTAAGTCCAAACGTTGGTGGATTTTTTATTTCCATGAAACCCTGGGGTGAAAGAACCGAAACCTCTCAAAGATCTTTTGAAACTATAAGAGCCTTAAACAAAAGATTTGCTGAAGAAATTCCTGAGGCTTTTATTTATGTGTTCGGACCGCCTGCAATCCAGGGATTAGGCACCGGTGCCGGTTTTACATTTTTACTTCAGGATAAAAGCGGAAATACACCGGTAGATCTTAGTATGGAAGTTCAAAGATTTATAACTGAAGCAAAGAAAAGACCGGAGATTGGAAATATTGCTACGTTTTATAGAGCAACAGTTCCACAAGTTATGGCTTCTGTTGATCGTGATAAAGTTTTAAAGCAGGGAGTTACAATTGCGGATGTAAATACAACGCTTGGCTCACTGCTCGGTGCAAATTATATAAATGACTTTAACAGATTTGGCCGAGTCTATAAAGTTTACCTTTCAGCAGAAGGCGAGTATCGTGATGAAACCTGGGATCTCAGTCAATATTTTGTAAGAAATAATCAAGGCAGTATGGTTCCTCTCAACACACTTGTTAAGATGGAATCAACCAGAGGTCCCGAGTATACAAACCGCTTCAATCTTTTCCGCGCAGCAGAATTGACAGGAGTACCTGCACCCGGATATACATCTACAGATGCAATCAATGCACTTAAAGAAGTTGCTGATCAGGTTCTTCCGCAAGGTTGGGGATATGATTGGGCGAATATGTCTTATCAGGAAGTTAAAGCAGCCGGAACAGGTGCAACGGTTTTTATCTTTGCACTACTCTTCGTATTCCTGATTCTTTCTGCTCAGTATGAAAGCTGGTCTTTACCTCTCAGCGTTTTACTCGGAGTTCCTTTTGCTGTATTTGGAGCAATGACAGGATTGTGGATTGCAAGATTTTTCAGTGACAGTTATGTGAATAATGTATTTGCTCAGATTGGTTTTGTAACTCTCATCGGACTTGCGGCTAAAAATGCAATTCTGATTGTAGAGTTTGCGAAGATGAAAAAGGAACAAGGGATGGAAGTTGCTGCTGCTGCACTCGATGCAGCTAAACTTCGTCTCCGCCCTATTTTGATGACTTCATTTGCATTCATACTTGGAGTTCTTCCACTTGTAAGAGCATCAGGTGCTGGTGCTGAAGCTAGAAAAGTAATGGGACTTGCAGTGTTTGCCGGACTTCTGATTGCAACATCCCTTGCAATCTACATAATACCATCTCTCTTTGTTATGGTAGAAAAATATTTTGTGAAAGAGAAAAAAACTAAAGAACCTTCTCCAGTAATTGCACAAAATCCCGGTTCAGAGGAGAAAGGAGGACACTGA
- a CDS encoding efflux transporter outer membrane subunit has protein sequence MLTYLIKTAVQENNDIKIAAARVDQYMGLYGVEESNYYPKFDAGASGRVGETNIDGTKFRSERYTLDLSAFWEIDIWGKIRRANEAALADLLAAEEVRRGVILSITSLIASSYFDLLSLDAQLEIAKRTVESRAKSLELFQQRWERGDISQLEISQLESEYWYAKSQIPFLEKSIVQLENAISVLLGRNPGPIPRGQMINNLILPEIPESLPSTLLERRPDVLEAEQQLVAANARIGVVKSLYYPSLSLTGLLGFSNNDIAKLFEPSSFVWNAGGSLLAPIFRAGEISSQVESAEAIQRQAFFNYIKSVQTAFSDAQNALIERKKTEEIYFSDGKRLDAITTYYSLSNMRYEEGATSYLEVLDAERNLFNSELGYVQSRATLLKSAVGIFSSLAGGWIDKTAWEAYQPMNPVEHSEDENK, from the coding sequence GTGTTGACTTATTTGATCAAAACAGCTGTTCAGGAAAATAATGACATAAAAATTGCAGCAGCCAGAGTAGATCAATATATGGGATTGTACGGAGTTGAAGAATCCAACTATTACCCAAAGTTTGATGCAGGAGCTTCAGGAAGAGTTGGTGAAACAAATATTGATGGTACAAAATTCAGATCTGAAAGATATACTTTAGATCTTTCTGCATTCTGGGAAATTGATATCTGGGGAAAAATTAGAAGAGCAAATGAAGCTGCTCTTGCCGATTTACTTGCCGCTGAAGAAGTAAGAAGGGGCGTCATCCTTTCGATTACTTCGTTAATTGCAAGTAGTTACTTCGATTTACTTTCTCTTGATGCTCAACTTGAAATCGCAAAAAGGACAGTTGAATCACGTGCAAAATCATTAGAACTGTTCCAGCAGAGATGGGAAAGAGGTGACATATCTCAGCTAGAAATAAGTCAGCTTGAATCAGAATATTGGTATGCAAAATCACAAATTCCATTTCTTGAAAAAAGTATTGTTCAATTAGAAAATGCAATAAGTGTTTTGCTTGGGAGAAATCCCGGACCAATACCACGAGGACAAATGATTAACAATTTGATTTTACCCGAAATTCCTGAAAGTCTTCCATCTACATTGCTTGAAAGAAGACCTGATGTGTTGGAAGCTGAACAACAGTTAGTTGCTGCAAATGCAAGAATCGGTGTAGTTAAATCTCTTTACTACCCTTCACTATCGTTGACAGGCTTACTTGGATTTTCGAATAATGATATCGCAAAACTTTTCGAGCCAAGTTCATTTGTCTGGAATGCCGGTGGAAGTTTGCTCGCACCTATATTTCGTGCTGGAGAAATTTCAAGCCAGGTTGAATCAGCTGAAGCAATTCAGAGACAGGCATTCTTCAATTATATAAAGTCTGTTCAGACTGCATTTAGTGATGCACAGAATGCTTTAATTGAAAGAAAGAAGACTGAGGAAATTTATTTTTCAGATGGTAAAAGACTGGATGCAATCACCACATATTATAGCTTATCTAATATGAGGTATGAAGAAGGTGCAACAAGCTATCTTGAAGTATTGGATGCGGAAAGAAATCTTTTTAATTCAGAGCTCGGTTATGTTCAATCAAGAGCAACATTATTGAAAAGTGCTGTAGGAATATTCAGCTCACTTGCTGGCGGATGGATTGATAAAACTGCTTGGGAAGCTTATCAGCCGATGAATCCGGTTGAACATTCAGAAGATGAAAATAAATAA
- a CDS encoding polyphosphate kinase 2 family protein, with product MKKKESIKRAKKFVKPFRITDGKDFRLKHIDPADTLNLKSEDKPRAKEALQNGIELLAELQDKLYAQDRWSILLIFQAMDAAGKDGAIKHVMSGINPQGCQVFSFKAPTSEDLDHDYMWRCMKRLPERGRIGIFNRSYYEETLVVRVHEEILAKQKLPEKLVTKHIWDERYQDIRNFEKYFSRNGTVVRKFFLHVSKEEQKKRFLERIDNPEKNWKFSSADAKERGYWDEYMKAYENMIRNTATKHSPWYVVPADNKWFTRLVVAAAVIDALASLELEYPEVGEEKLKELAEAKKLLQ from the coding sequence ATGAAGAAAAAAGAATCTATTAAAAGAGCAAAAAAATTTGTAAAGCCTTTTAGGATAACGGATGGAAAAGATTTCCGGCTTAAACACATTGATCCCGCAGATACACTCAATTTGAAATCTGAAGACAAACCAAGAGCAAAGGAAGCTCTTCAAAACGGAATTGAACTGCTTGCAGAATTGCAGGATAAGCTTTATGCACAGGACAGATGGTCAATTCTTCTGATCTTTCAGGCAATGGATGCAGCAGGAAAAGATGGTGCTATAAAGCATGTAATGTCAGGTATAAATCCACAAGGCTGCCAGGTATTTTCTTTCAAAGCTCCAACCAGCGAAGACCTCGATCATGATTATATGTGGCGATGTATGAAACGTTTGCCGGAACGAGGTCGCATTGGAATTTTTAATCGCAGTTATTACGAAGAAACTCTCGTTGTCCGTGTTCACGAAGAAATTCTCGCAAAGCAAAAGCTGCCTGAGAAACTTGTTACAAAACATATCTGGGATGAAAGATATCAAGACATACGAAATTTTGAAAAGTATTTTTCCAGAAACGGAACGGTCGTCAGAAAATTTTTCCTTCACGTTTCAAAAGAAGAGCAGAAAAAAAGATTTTTAGAAAGAATAGATAATCCTGAAAAAAATTGGAAATTTTCTTCTGCGGATGCAAAAGAACGCGGATACTGGGATGAGTATATGAAAGCATACGAAAATATGATTCGAAACACTGCCACAAAACATTCGCCATGGTACGTTGTTCCAGCAGATAATAAATGGTTTACTAGATTAGTAGTAGCTGCAGCAGTTATTGATGCTCTCGCATCTCTGGAATTAGAATATCCCGAAGTTGGCGAAGAAAAGTTAAAAGAACTCGCAGAAGCTAAAAAGTTGCTTCAGTAG
- the cax gene encoding calcium/proton exchanger: MKKFFKPGPNWLLAFIPISFALETAHASEPLIFFSAALSIIPIAKLIVHSTEQLATYTGDAIGGLLNATFGNFPELIIAVVALKAGLYTMVLASIVGAILANLLLALGLSFFIGGVKHHIQEYNPASARVYASMMFMAVISLAVPSSFNSLFGTQDVLRQESLLNIGLAIVLLLGYGLYLFFMIKTHPEFFKSNKDEEDEHHEDRWSKGLSILMLVIASVGAAFMSEVLVGAAEGTGEALGMSATFIGIVFLAVVGGAAESFSAIAMAQKNKMDLSVGILLGSCIQIALFVAPVLVLLSLVIGPSPLHLSFPKTQMGALFFAVLIGSLISGDGRSNWFKGVQLIAIYIIVALMFFFTPDAI; encoded by the coding sequence ATGAAAAAGTTTTTCAAACCGGGTCCTAATTGGCTGCTTGCTTTCATACCAATCTCGTTTGCACTTGAGACTGCTCACGCTTCAGAGCCATTGATTTTCTTTTCTGCAGCTCTATCAATCATACCAATTGCCAAGCTAATAGTTCATTCAACTGAGCAACTTGCAACATATACAGGTGATGCAATTGGTGGTTTACTAAATGCAACGTTCGGGAACTTCCCGGAATTAATTATAGCAGTTGTTGCATTAAAAGCCGGACTATACACAATGGTATTAGCTTCAATTGTAGGCGCAATTCTAGCAAATCTTTTATTGGCGCTGGGTCTTTCATTTTTTATTGGAGGAGTAAAGCATCACATACAGGAATACAATCCAGCCAGTGCACGTGTATATGCTTCTATGATGTTTATGGCTGTAATAAGTTTAGCAGTTCCTAGTTCATTCAATTCACTATTCGGGACACAGGATGTTTTAAGACAAGAGAGTTTACTGAATATTGGACTAGCAATTGTACTTCTGCTGGGCTATGGTCTCTATCTTTTCTTTATGATAAAAACACATCCAGAGTTCTTTAAAAGCAATAAAGATGAAGAAGATGAACATCACGAAGACCGCTGGTCAAAAGGTCTTTCAATTCTTATGCTGGTAATTGCATCGGTTGGAGCAGCATTTATGAGTGAAGTGCTGGTCGGTGCAGCAGAAGGAACAGGTGAAGCTCTCGGTATGTCTGCTACATTTATCGGAATTGTATTTCTTGCAGTAGTTGGAGGTGCAGCCGAAAGTTTTTCTGCGATTGCGATGGCACAGAAAAATAAAATGGATCTTAGCGTTGGAATTTTACTGGGAAGTTGTATTCAAATTGCATTATTTGTTGCACCAGTTCTTGTGCTTCTAAGTTTGGTGATTGGTCCTTCTCCTTTACATCTCTCATTTCCGAAAACTCAGATGGGAGCTTTATTCTTTGCAGTACTGATTGGTTCCTTGATTTCCGGTGATGGCAGATCGAATTGGTTCAAGGGAGTACAATTAATTGCTATTTATATAATTGTTGCTTTGATGTTTTTCTTTACACCTGATGCAATTTAG
- a CDS encoding VIT1/CCC1 transporter family protein: protein MSEKNLWKKIQSEAGSALDPISRISEVLFGLIMVLSFTGSISVASDGKAEIKDLLWAALGCNLAWGIIDGVFYLMTRLFEKGHAYSVLKKLKSTTDKAEGRKLLTDELPPIISVILKPEEVDQIHERLVKLGDVPKSVLFSWSELRTAFIIFLLVFTCTFPVALPFIFINNTASALRISNGIALLILFIGGFSVGKYSGFRPFVSGIAILLLGVTLVAITMALGG, encoded by the coding sequence ATGTCAGAAAAAAATCTTTGGAAGAAAATTCAAAGCGAAGCTGGAAGTGCTTTAGATCCGATCAGCAGAATTTCTGAAGTACTTTTTGGATTAATCATGGTTCTATCATTCACAGGTTCAATCAGTGTAGCATCCGATGGTAAAGCTGAGATCAAGGATTTGTTATGGGCTGCCCTGGGATGTAATCTTGCTTGGGGAATTATAGATGGAGTATTTTATTTAATGACCAGGTTGTTCGAAAAAGGTCACGCATATTCAGTTTTAAAAAAACTAAAATCTACAACTGATAAAGCCGAAGGAAGAAAATTGCTTACTGATGAGTTGCCCCCAATTATTTCGGTAATACTGAAACCAGAAGAAGTTGACCAGATTCATGAAAGACTGGTAAAGCTTGGGGATGTTCCTAAATCAGTGCTATTTAGCTGGTCGGAGTTGAGAACTGCTTTCATAATTTTCCTGCTCGTATTCACCTGTACTTTTCCTGTCGCACTTCCATTTATTTTTATTAATAATACTGCATCAGCGCTGCGAATTTCGAATGGAATTGCATTACTAATTCTTTTCATTGGCGGGTTTTCAGTTGGTAAATATTCTGGTTTCCGGCCATTTGTATCCGGGATCGCAATTCTTTTACTCGGAGTTACACTGGTTGCAATTACAATGGCACTTGGCGGATGA